Proteins encoded by one window of Flavobacterium sp. N502540:
- a CDS encoding isoprenylcysteine carboxyl methyltransferase family protein produces MSKVLIILIVFFTVRFVSLAISLANEKRLKAEGAIQFGRLNSFFLSVTHFLFYVFSFYEAYIQKITFNTYSKYGLCLMIFGYTMLFFIMYQLRAIWTVKIYIAPNHKVVRSFLFRTIRHPNYFLNIIPELVGVALLCNAWKTLTYIFPLYLVILVIRIIQEEAAMKRINKDNL; encoded by the coding sequence ATGAGTAAAGTACTAATTATTTTAATCGTTTTTTTTACGGTGAGATTTGTATCGCTTGCAATATCTCTTGCAAATGAGAAAAGATTAAAAGCTGAGGGAGCAATACAATTTGGAAGACTAAACTCCTTTTTTCTATCAGTAACCCACTTTCTGTTTTACGTGTTTTCATTTTATGAAGCTTATATACAGAAAATAACGTTCAATACTTATAGTAAATACGGACTTTGTCTTATGATCTTTGGGTATACAATGCTTTTTTTTATTATGTATCAGTTAAGAGCAATATGGACTGTGAAAATATACATTGCTCCTAATCACAAAGTAGTCCGATCATTTTTGTTTCGAACGATACGACATCCAAATTACTTTTTAAACATCATTCCTGAGCTTGTGGGAGTTGCCTTATTGTGTAATGCATGGAAGACATTAACATACATTTTTCCTTTATATCTGGTCATTTTAGTGATTCGGATTATTCAGGAAGAAGCTGCGATGAAAAGAATAAATAAAGACAATTTGTAA
- a CDS encoding GlxA family transcriptional regulator, with translation MTKKVGLIVPHDYKLLSIAAILEVFETANKLAKDDEKPFEIMVFQLAEQIKEANLFGYKVNPIEDSIVPLELILIPAFTTDNMSEMIAKNKNFIPWLKKHHQSGAELASFCTGAFLFAASGLLNEKLATTHVDACSAFTKAFPLVKLKPEETLTADGSLYTSGGSTSTFHLLILLVQKYCGNEIAVQIAKIFSIDLNRYKQSYFSTFRPNHLHNDTLVAMLQQKIESQYHTIEKLEEITKDIPTSTRNMTRRFKQVTGIPPIEYLQNIRVESSKKYLEQTQLSISEIIEKTGYNDPKAFRKVFYKMVGMKPIEYREKFRVQ, from the coding sequence ATGACTAAGAAAGTAGGATTAATTGTTCCGCACGACTATAAATTACTAAGTATAGCTGCTATTTTAGAAGTTTTTGAAACCGCCAACAAACTTGCTAAAGACGACGAAAAGCCTTTTGAGATTATGGTATTTCAATTGGCAGAACAGATCAAAGAAGCAAATTTGTTCGGTTATAAAGTAAATCCGATTGAAGATTCTATAGTCCCCCTTGAACTTATTCTGATTCCGGCTTTTACTACGGATAATATGAGCGAAATGATCGCAAAAAACAAAAACTTTATTCCCTGGCTGAAAAAGCACCATCAATCCGGTGCCGAACTGGCCAGTTTTTGTACGGGTGCCTTTTTATTTGCCGCCTCCGGTTTGCTTAACGAAAAGTTGGCCACAACTCATGTCGATGCCTGCAGTGCTTTTACCAAAGCGTTCCCGCTCGTAAAATTGAAGCCTGAAGAAACTTTAACGGCCGACGGTAGTTTATATACAAGTGGAGGCTCTACCTCAACGTTTCACCTGTTGATTCTTTTGGTTCAGAAATACTGTGGAAATGAGATTGCAGTTCAGATTGCAAAGATTTTTTCGATCGACCTAAACCGATACAAGCAGAGTTATTTCAGCACCTTTAGACCCAACCATTTGCACAATGATACTTTGGTCGCCATGCTGCAGCAAAAAATAGAAAGTCAGTACCATACGATCGAAAAACTGGAAGAAATCACCAAAGACATTCCTACCAGTACCCGTAATATGACGCGACGCTTCAAACAGGTCACCGGCATCCCGCCTATTGAATACCTGCAAAATATAAGAGTCGAAAGCTCAAAGAAATATCTGGAACAAACACAGCTTTCGATTTCTGAAATTATTGAGAAAACGGGCTATAATGATCCGAAAGCCTTTAGGAAAGTTTTTTATAAAATGGTAGGCATGAAACCTATTGAGTATCGGGAGAAGTTTAGGGTGCAGTGA
- a CDS encoding SRPBCC domain-containing protein codes for MITVQNTINAAVNKVWEFWTAPEHIVKWSFGSPDWYTPYVENDLKAGGKFKYTMAAKDGTASFDFEGVYIRVETFELIEYKLSDNRTGSVLFEESGEKVILTEVFQPETENPENMQQQWCQAVIDCFKEYVENN; via the coding sequence ATGATAACGGTACAAAACACAATTAACGCAGCTGTAAACAAAGTCTGGGAGTTTTGGACAGCGCCGGAACATATAGTAAAATGGAGTTTTGGTTCTCCGGACTGGTACACTCCTTATGTCGAAAATGATTTGAAGGCTGGAGGTAAATTCAAATATACGATGGCTGCGAAAGACGGAACTGCCTCTTTTGATTTTGAAGGAGTTTATATCCGGGTAGAAACTTTTGAATTAATAGAGTATAAACTATCCGATAACAGAACAGGAAGTGTTCTCTTTGAAGAAAGTGGTGAAAAAGTAATTCTCACAGAAGTATTTCAACCCGAAACAGAAAACCCTGAAAACATGCAGCAGCAATGGTGCCAGGCCGTGATTGACTGTTTTAAAGAGTATGTCGAAAATAACTAG
- a CDS encoding SRPBCC family protein codes for MITVQNTINASVDKVWEFWTAPEHITKWNFASPDWHTPYAENDLREGGKFTSTMAAKDGSMSFDFGGEYTLVEKNKAIEYILDDGRKVEITFKETPSGVEVIEKFDPETENPEEMQRGGWQAIMDNFKSYAESN; via the coding sequence ATGATAACAGTACAAAACACAATTAACGCATCAGTAGACAAAGTTTGGGAATTTTGGACGGCACCGGAACACATTACAAAATGGAATTTTGCTTCACCGGACTGGCATACGCCTTACGCGGAAAATGATTTAAGAGAAGGAGGAAAATTTACATCGACTATGGCTGCAAAAGACGGCAGTATGAGTTTTGATTTTGGAGGGGAGTACACTTTGGTAGAAAAAAATAAAGCTATTGAATACATTTTAGACGATGGAAGAAAAGTTGAAATTACTTTTAAAGAAACGCCAAGCGGAGTTGAGGTAATTGAAAAATTTGATCCCGAAACAGAAAATCCTGAAGAAATGCAGCGTGGAGGTTGGCAAGCCATCATGGATAATTTTAAAAGTTATGCCGAAAGCAATTAA
- a CDS encoding VOC family protein — protein MTKQVWLNLPVKEVAKSKAFFSEIGFSFNEEHDTPKSTCMVIGEGKFVVMLFEEKLFVSFSHNQLTDTKTSTEFLISIDAESVAEVDELARKVKEAGGTIFAPPSESQGWMYGCGFADLDGHRWNVLFMDFSKLS, from the coding sequence ATGACAAAGCAAGTATGGCTGAATTTGCCGGTAAAAGAGGTGGCAAAATCAAAAGCTTTTTTTTCGGAAATAGGATTCTCTTTTAATGAAGAACACGACACACCAAAGTCAACTTGTATGGTGATTGGAGAAGGAAAATTTGTAGTAATGCTTTTTGAAGAAAAATTGTTTGTCAGTTTTTCTCATAATCAATTGACAGATACTAAAACAAGTACGGAATTTCTGATCTCGATTGATGCTGAAAGTGTTGCGGAAGTAGATGAACTGGCAAGGAAAGTCAAAGAAGCGGGAGGAACTATTTTTGCTCCGCCGTCAGAAAGTCAGGGATGGATGTACGGCTGTGGATTTGCAGATTTAGACGGTCATCGCTGGAATGTTCTATTTATGGATTTTAGTAAACTATCATGA
- a CDS encoding SRPBCC domain-containing protein yields the protein METLEFKIRIKAPVQKVWAVLWDEETYKKWTGSFCEGSYAVSEWKQGDKIHFLSPNGEGMNSVIETKIPNEYMAFKHIGEIKNFKELPLDEETKKWTGAMETYRLTADDEFTDLVAQVDVVEKYIDYFKEAFPKGLETAKELSEK from the coding sequence ATGGAAACATTAGAATTTAAAATCAGAATTAAAGCCCCGGTACAAAAAGTCTGGGCAGTTTTATGGGATGAAGAAACGTATAAGAAGTGGACAGGATCTTTTTGCGAAGGTTCATACGCCGTAAGTGAATGGAAGCAGGGCGATAAAATACATTTCTTGTCTCCAAACGGAGAAGGAATGAATAGTGTCATTGAAACGAAAATTCCAAATGAGTATATGGCTTTTAAGCATATAGGCGAAATCAAAAACTTTAAAGAATTGCCTCTTGACGAAGAAACCAAAAAGTGGACAGGTGCCATGGAAACGTATCGGTTGACTGCCGATGACGAATTTACTGATTTGGTAGCCCAGGTAGATGTAGTCGAAAAATACATCGATTATTTTAAAGAAGCATTTCCTAAAGGATTGGAGACCGCTAAAGAACTTTCAGAAAAATAA
- a CDS encoding VOC family protein, with amino-acid sequence MATAVNPYLIFNGNCEEAFLFYQSVFGGEFPFLGRFSEMPEGEEGCGAPVSEKDANRIMHVSLPIGNTILMGSDSSEQSGDVTFGGNFSISINVDSAAEGDRIFNGLSAGGTVFMPMAKTFWGAYFGMFKDKFDVSWMVNFDENQAG; translated from the coding sequence ATGGCAACAGCAGTAAACCCTTATTTAATTTTTAACGGAAATTGCGAAGAAGCATTTCTGTTTTATCAATCCGTCTTTGGAGGAGAATTTCCGTTTCTTGGAAGATTTAGTGAAATGCCGGAAGGTGAGGAAGGATGCGGTGCTCCGGTATCTGAAAAAGATGCTAACCGAATCATGCACGTCTCCTTGCCAATTGGAAACACCATCCTGATGGGAAGCGATAGCAGTGAGCAATCCGGAGACGTAACCTTTGGCGGGAATTTCTCTATCTCTATAAATGTAGACAGTGCAGCAGAAGGGGACCGTATTTTCAACGGACTCTCAGCAGGAGGAACCGTTTTTATGCCAATGGCGAAAACCTTTTGGGGAGCCTATTTTGGAATGTTCAAAGATAAGTTTGATGTAAGCTGGATGGTAAACTTTGATGAAAACCAGGCAGGCTAA
- the serB gene encoding phosphoserine phosphatase SerB — protein sequence MATEDKEIILLKVSGHDKIGVTAGLTAVLATYDANILDIGQADIHDTLSLGILFEIQAGSSSGPVLKDLLFKAYELEIKVKFIPISIDDYEKWVKSQSKQRYIINILGEKLAASQLAAVTKIMSAQNLNIDSIIRLTGRTSIVDLEEYPRSCIQLSVTGEIVNKIDMTASFMEISRTLNVDISFQEDNIYRRNRRLVCFDMDSTLIQTEVIDELAELNGVGDQVRAITESAMNGEIDFNESFKQRMALLEGLSEDVLQNVAVNLPITKGAHRLMKALKYYGYKTAILSGGFTYFGEYLQKELGIDYVHANKLEIKDGKLTGKYIGDIVDGQKKAEYLKAIADKEGIHINQTIAVGDGANDLPMINLAGLGIAFHAKPKVKENAATSISSLGLDGVLYLLGYHDRYIDMM from the coding sequence ATGGCAACAGAAGATAAAGAGATTATTTTATTAAAAGTTTCAGGACATGATAAAATAGGAGTAACAGCAGGTTTAACCGCTGTATTGGCAACTTATGATGCAAATATTTTAGATATTGGTCAGGCCGATATTCATGATACGCTTTCTCTGGGAATTTTATTCGAAATTCAGGCAGGTTCCTCTTCCGGCCCCGTTTTAAAAGATTTATTGTTCAAAGCTTATGAATTGGAAATTAAAGTGAAATTTATTCCAATTTCTATCGACGATTACGAAAAGTGGGTAAAATCACAATCTAAACAACGTTATATCATCAATATTTTGGGCGAAAAACTAGCTGCTTCTCAATTGGCTGCTGTGACCAAAATAATGTCAGCCCAAAATCTGAATATTGATTCTATTATAAGATTAACAGGAAGAACTTCTATTGTAGATCTGGAAGAATACCCTCGTTCCTGCATACAATTGTCTGTGACCGGAGAGATCGTTAATAAGATTGACATGACGGCAAGTTTTATGGAAATTTCCAGAACGTTAAATGTAGATATATCCTTTCAGGAAGACAATATTTACAGACGAAACAGGCGTTTGGTATGTTTCGATATGGATTCTACTTTAATTCAGACCGAGGTAATCGACGAACTGGCTGAGCTGAACGGAGTAGGAGATCAGGTTAGAGCTATCACAGAATCTGCAATGAATGGTGAGATTGACTTCAACGAAAGTTTCAAACAGCGTATGGCATTGCTCGAAGGATTGAGTGAAGATGTTCTGCAGAATGTAGCAGTCAATTTACCGATTACAAAAGGAGCGCATCGCTTAATGAAAGCCCTGAAATATTATGGATACAAAACCGCAATTTTGTCTGGAGGATTCACCTATTTTGGAGAATATCTGCAAAAAGAATTGGGTATCGATTACGTTCATGCCAATAAATTAGAGATAAAAGACGGTAAACTTACCGGTAAATATATAGGCGATATTGTAGACGGCCAAAAGAAAGCCGAATACCTAAAAGCAATCGCCGACAAAGAAGGAATTCACATCAACCAGACGATTGCGGTTGGAGATGGTGCCAATGATTTGCCAATGATCAATTTAGCAGGTCTGGGAATCGCCTTTCATGCCAAACCAAAAGTAAAGGAAAATGCAGCAACGTCAATTTCAAGTCTGGGTCTTGACGGAGTTTTATACCTTTTAGGATATCACGACAGGTATATCGATATGATGTAA
- a CDS encoding redox-active disulfide protein 2 encodes MKNEKFSKMTTEELLKSQQISKTAAYAFAVILLLLFIVNIYLVFKKGFSASQIVPIALLPLLLLNFKTLKDIKEELKSREK; translated from the coding sequence ATGAAAAACGAAAAATTTAGTAAAATGACCACCGAAGAGCTGCTTAAAAGCCAACAAATATCAAAAACAGCGGCGTATGCATTTGCCGTAATCTTACTTTTATTATTCATTGTGAACATCTATCTTGTTTTTAAAAAAGGATTTAGTGCTTCTCAGATTGTCCCTATTGCTCTATTACCTTTACTTCTTTTAAATTTCAAAACTTTAAAAGACATTAAAGAGGAATTGAAGTCCAGAGAAAAATAA
- a CDS encoding matrixin family metalloprotease, whose product MGNFKAEQARNVHTKIKAINPNVVLRENIPFPKNSFYKPRNRYRADSIIKTIKDNVGKDSVIVGLSNSDISVTKGKIRDWGVMGLGYHPGKSCVVSDFRLSKRNKEIQFYKVVLHELGHTEGLAHCATKNCLMRDAEGKNHLDEETDFCFKCKKYLIEKGWKLNKSTS is encoded by the coding sequence TTGGGAAATTTCAAAGCTGAGCAGGCGAGAAATGTTCACACTAAAATTAAAGCTATTAACCCAAATGTTGTTTTAAGGGAAAATATACCTTTTCCAAAAAACTCTTTCTACAAACCCAGAAACAGATATAGGGCTGATAGTATTATTAAAACCATCAAGGATAATGTTGGCAAAGATTCTGTAATTGTGGGTTTATCCAACAGCGACATTAGCGTTACAAAAGGCAAGATCAGGGATTGGGGCGTTATGGGACTGGGGTATCATCCAGGTAAATCCTGTGTTGTTTCTGATTTTAGGCTGAGCAAAAGAAACAAAGAAATACAATTCTATAAAGTTGTTTTACATGAGTTAGGCCATACTGAAGGATTAGCTCATTGTGCAACCAAAAACTGTTTAATGAGGGATGCTGAAGGAAAAAATCATCTGGACGAAGAAACTGATTTTTGTTTCAAATGCAAAAAATACTTAATTGAAAAAGGCTGGAAATTAAACAAATCTACAAGCTGA
- a CDS encoding GH3 auxin-responsive promoter family protein translates to MPLSIINSFASWVLKQRIHQIELFLKYPNEVQEELLHNLLTASENTIIGKQYDFGSINSYQTFAERVPIATYEELQPLIERTRQGEQNVFWETPIKWFAKSSGTTNAKSKFIPVSNEALEDCHYKGSKDLLCLYLNNNEDSELFLGKSLRLGGSSQIYENNNTFFGDLSAILIENMPIWAEFSSTPSSKTSLMSEWESKIAAIINETKNENVTSFAGVPSWMLVLMNKVLENTGKESLLDIWPNLEVYFHGGVSFSPYKEQYKNILPSKDFRYYEIYNASEGFFAIQDLNNSSDLLLMLDYGIFYEFISMDTFGTPNQKVIRLADVELNKNYAIVITTNSGLWRYLIGDTVRFTSLNPYRIRVTGRTKHHINVFGEELMVENTDQAIAKACQLTHTEVIDYTVAPIFMQDKEKGAHEWMIEFKKKPADVGLFQKVLDETLQTLNSDYEAKRHNNMTLNPLVINVARENLFYDWLKERDKLGGQHKIPRLSNQRDYLEQLKEM, encoded by the coding sequence ATGCCCTTATCAATAATCAACTCTTTCGCTTCGTGGGTCCTAAAACAAAGGATACATCAAATAGAACTTTTTCTAAAATATCCGAATGAAGTTCAGGAGGAACTGTTGCACAATTTGCTGACCGCTTCAGAAAATACTATTATAGGGAAACAGTATGATTTTGGATCGATTAATTCTTATCAGACTTTTGCTGAAAGGGTACCGATTGCTACTTATGAGGAGCTTCAGCCATTGATTGAACGTACGCGTCAGGGGGAACAGAATGTATTTTGGGAAACACCAATAAAATGGTTTGCTAAATCAAGCGGAACTACGAATGCCAAAAGTAAATTCATCCCAGTGAGTAATGAGGCCCTCGAGGATTGTCATTATAAAGGAAGTAAAGATTTGCTTTGTCTCTACCTCAACAACAATGAGGATTCGGAATTGTTTCTGGGTAAAAGTCTTCGTCTGGGCGGAAGTTCTCAGATCTACGAGAACAACAATACGTTCTTTGGAGATTTATCTGCTATTCTGATTGAAAACATGCCTATCTGGGCCGAGTTTAGCAGTACTCCGAGCAGTAAAACTTCTCTGATGAGCGAATGGGAATCTAAAATTGCTGCGATTATAAATGAAACAAAAAACGAAAATGTAACCAGTTTTGCGGGCGTTCCGTCATGGATGCTGGTTTTAATGAATAAAGTTTTAGAAAATACGGGGAAAGAAAGTCTTCTTGATATCTGGCCTAATCTGGAAGTGTATTTCCATGGAGGTGTAAGCTTCTCTCCTTATAAAGAGCAATACAAAAATATTTTACCTAGCAAAGATTTCAGGTACTACGAAATATACAATGCTTCTGAAGGTTTTTTTGCTATTCAGGATTTAAACAATTCAAGTGATTTATTGCTGATGCTGGATTATGGCATTTTCTATGAATTCATATCGATGGATACGTTTGGCACTCCAAACCAAAAAGTAATTCGTCTGGCTGATGTTGAATTAAACAAAAACTATGCGATTGTCATTACGACCAATTCGGGTTTATGGCGTTACTTGATTGGGGATACGGTTCGTTTTACTTCTCTAAATCCATACAGAATCAGAGTAACAGGCAGAACAAAACATCATATTAATGTGTTTGGAGAGGAATTAATGGTCGAAAATACCGATCAGGCGATTGCCAAGGCCTGCCAGCTCACTCATACTGAAGTGATCGATTATACCGTTGCGCCTATTTTTATGCAGGACAAGGAAAAAGGAGCTCACGAATGGATGATTGAGTTTAAGAAAAAACCTGCTGATGTGGGACTTTTTCAAAAAGTGCTCGATGAAACGTTACAGACTTTGAATTCAGACTACGAAGCCAAACGTCACAACAATATGACTTTAAATCCTCTGGTGATTAATGTGGCTCGTGAGAACCTGTTTTACGATTGGTTAAAAGAACGGGACAAATTAGGCGGACAGCATAAAATTCCAAGACTTTCGAATCAGAGGGATTATTTGGAGCAGTTGAAGGAGATGTAG
- a CDS encoding DUF2797 domain-containing protein, protein MTYQGVLTKMQTEIGAPIQYYLVFEDSFLNMNQLLNKEIEINFVGFECLNCHKKKKIYRQGFCYECFYSSPAVGDWIMRPELSTAHLGIADRDLEYEQKVQLQPHVVYLALASEVKVGVTRKTQVPTRWIDQGATQAIAIVEVPNRYLAGITEVALKDHYTDKTNWRKMLQNTGESFDLVTEKAKVESLIPAEVQEYFYTQKNDLYELQYPVLNYPTKVTSLNLDKTPSFQGKLTGIKGQYLIFENGTVFNVRGSEGYVVSIAV, encoded by the coding sequence ATGACATATCAAGGCGTACTTACAAAAATGCAAACTGAAATAGGGGCTCCGATTCAGTATTATTTGGTATTTGAAGACAGTTTTTTAAACATGAACCAATTACTGAACAAAGAAATTGAGATCAATTTCGTCGGATTTGAATGCTTGAATTGTCATAAAAAGAAAAAGATCTACCGCCAGGGATTTTGTTATGAGTGCTTTTACTCAAGCCCTGCTGTTGGTGATTGGATTATGCGACCGGAACTCAGTACCGCACACTTAGGAATTGCAGACCGTGATTTGGAATACGAACAGAAAGTACAGCTTCAGCCTCATGTTGTATATCTGGCTTTGGCAAGTGAAGTAAAAGTTGGAGTAACGCGTAAAACTCAGGTTCCAACACGTTGGATCGATCAGGGAGCTACACAGGCTATTGCGATTGTTGAGGTTCCAAACCGATATTTAGCCGGAATTACTGAGGTGGCATTAAAAGACCATTATACGGATAAAACAAACTGGAGAAAAATGCTTCAAAATACAGGTGAAAGTTTCGACCTGGTGACAGAAAAGGCAAAAGTGGAAAGTTTGATTCCGGCAGAAGTACAGGAATATTTTTATACCCAAAAAAATGATCTGTATGAATTGCAGTATCCCGTTTTAAATTATCCAACTAAAGTAACCAGTCTGAATCTGGATAAAACCCCATCATTTCAGGGGAAATTAACCGGAATCAAAGGACAATATTTAATCTTTGAGAACGGAACCGTTTTTAATGTCAGAGGTTCGGAAGGTTATGTAGTTAGTATTGCAGTTTAA
- a CDS encoding glycosyltransferase family 9 protein: MSALKRINVIRRSVMHRLTKNIGKPRSEQHIVLVDKTEIRRVLICRPNARLGNLLLITPLVQEVNDMFPNCKVDLFVKGALAPVIFGNYQNINKVIGLPKKPFKSLLEYLNVWISIKTQKYDVAINVDQNSSSGRLAVQFSNAKYKFYGDLNDESQLVKKDYEHIAKYPVYNFRNYLTKLGLAKSNKIIAPIDLKLSSAEIANGKKILKDLVPNSKRTICIFTYATGAKCLSEQWWENFYRQLKEEYKDYNIIEILPVENVSQIAFQAPTFYSKDIREIGSVIANTDLFIGADSGIMHLASAVQTPTIGLFSVSNLKKYEPYDNCSIGIDINLHTKKDYVKIINSILNNGKLNTIGQAI, from the coding sequence ATGAGTGCTTTAAAAAGAATAAATGTGATCAGGCGCAGCGTAATGCACCGTCTCACTAAGAACATTGGAAAACCAAGATCAGAGCAGCATATTGTTTTAGTGGATAAAACAGAAATTAGGCGGGTCCTGATCTGCAGGCCAAATGCCAGACTCGGAAACTTATTATTGATTACGCCGCTGGTTCAGGAAGTCAACGATATGTTTCCAAATTGTAAAGTCGATTTGTTTGTTAAGGGAGCTTTAGCTCCAGTAATTTTTGGAAATTATCAAAACATCAATAAGGTAATTGGTTTGCCTAAAAAACCGTTCAAAAGCTTGTTGGAATATCTGAATGTCTGGATTTCAATAAAAACACAAAAATACGATGTCGCGATCAACGTAGATCAAAACTCTTCTTCAGGACGTTTAGCAGTCCAATTCTCTAATGCTAAATATAAATTTTACGGAGATTTAAATGATGAATCTCAACTTGTAAAAAAAGACTACGAACATATTGCGAAATATCCCGTTTATAACTTCCGAAATTATTTGACGAAACTTGGATTAGCAAAAAGCAACAAAATAATAGCCCCGATTGACCTTAAACTATCTTCTGCCGAAATAGCTAACGGAAAGAAAATTTTGAAAGACTTAGTGCCTAATTCTAAAAGAACCATCTGTATTTTTACGTATGCGACTGGAGCAAAATGCTTGTCGGAACAATGGTGGGAGAACTTTTATAGGCAACTTAAAGAGGAATATAAAGACTATAATATTATTGAGATTCTGCCTGTAGAAAATGTTTCGCAAATCGCATTTCAGGCACCTACATTTTACAGTAAAGATATCCGCGAAATAGGGTCGGTAATTGCCAATACTGATTTGTTTATTGGTGCTGATAGTGGAATCATGCATTTAGCCAGTGCCGTTCAGACTCCAACGATTGGGCTTTTTTCGGTTTCAAACCTTAAAAAATACGAACCTTACGACAATTGCAGCA